One window of the Oceanicaulis sp. genome contains the following:
- the tdh gene encoding L-threonine 3-dehydrogenase: protein MKALVKAEAKEGLWMQDVDKPEIGPDDVLIRVHMTAICGTDVHIYNWDDWAAKNVPVPMVVGHEFGGIIEEVGRDVHRVKPGQRVSGEGHVVGEKSRAVRAGRFHLDPETKGVGVNMPGAFAEYLRIPAFNVVPLPDDVEMEQAAFLDPLGNAVHTATAFDLVGEDVLITGAGPIGIMAAAVARHCGARHVVVTDINPDRLALLEQVAPTAVPVNTGKEDLRDVIARLKMTEGFDVGLEMSGAEPAFKQMVDHMVMGGKIAMLGLPGKPFTLDMGSLIMRAITFKGIYGREMFETWHKMLAMLQSGLDVSKLITHRLPAREFQTGFDAMRSGKAGKVILDWRKV, encoded by the coding sequence ATGAAAGCCCTCGTCAAAGCCGAAGCGAAAGAAGGCCTGTGGATGCAGGATGTCGACAAGCCCGAGATCGGGCCGGACGACGTTCTGATCCGGGTGCACATGACCGCGATCTGCGGCACGGATGTGCACATCTACAACTGGGACGACTGGGCGGCGAAGAACGTGCCCGTGCCCATGGTGGTCGGCCACGAATTCGGCGGGATCATCGAGGAGGTCGGCCGCGACGTGCATCGGGTGAAGCCCGGCCAGCGCGTTTCTGGTGAAGGCCACGTCGTGGGCGAGAAATCGCGCGCGGTGCGCGCCGGACGCTTCCATCTCGACCCCGAGACCAAGGGCGTGGGCGTGAACATGCCCGGCGCCTTCGCCGAATATCTGCGCATTCCCGCCTTCAACGTCGTACCGCTGCCCGACGATGTGGAGATGGAGCAGGCGGCTTTTCTCGATCCGCTGGGCAACGCGGTGCACACCGCGACCGCCTTTGATCTGGTCGGCGAAGACGTGCTGATCACAGGGGCTGGACCGATCGGCATCATGGCCGCCGCCGTGGCCCGCCATTGCGGCGCGCGCCACGTGGTCGTCACCGACATCAACCCCGACCGCCTCGCCCTGCTCGAACAGGTCGCGCCGACCGCCGTGCCGGTGAACACCGGCAAGGAAGACCTTAGGGACGTCATCGCCCGGCTGAAAATGACCGAAGGCTTCGATGTCGGCCTGGAAATGTCTGGCGCGGAGCCCGCCTTCAAGCAGATGGTCGATCACATGGTGATGGGCGGCAAGATCGCCATGCTGGGCCTGCCCGGAAAGCCGTTCACGCTGGACATGGGATCGCTGATCATGCGCGCGATCACCTTCAAGGGCATTTACGGCCGGGAGATGTTCGAGACCTGGCACAAGATGCTGGCGATGCTGCAATCGGGCCTGGACGTCTCGAAGCTGATCACCCACCGCCTGCCGGCCAGGGAATTCCAGACCGGCTTCGACGCCATGCGCTCGGGCAAGGCGGGCAAGGTGATCCTGGATTGGCGGAAGGTGTGA
- a CDS encoding DUF4142 domain-containing protein gives MLRSLLFAASASALAVAGCADDEASETRTADAGMDAETEFAETREERTDPSEAGLRNAGVDSESGVGERAGSDMSGAEGDPDAPQSEAVSDFTYGSDYAESGMGESPPMDAMQIAAEAVGGLSGDALENLSAEQYVRQVQLANMLMIEAGRIAAERAGEPSLRTLGEEIVETHENQTESLNEAIETAGLDVDPPEDLTERGQEMVDALNETATVNFDPVFVRMQSGAHEAMGRLHLAYADSGEEEVLKTFAEASAELASERFDQIRNDHEAALDPN, from the coding sequence ATGCTCCGCTCATTGCTCTTCGCCGCGTCGGCGAGCGCGCTGGCCGTCGCCGGGTGCGCCGACGACGAGGCGAGCGAAACCCGCACCGCCGACGCCGGCATGGACGCCGAAACCGAGTTCGCCGAGACCCGCGAGGAACGGACCGATCCGTCCGAGGCGGGCCTGCGCAACGCCGGGGTCGACTCGGAAAGCGGCGTCGGCGAACGCGCCGGGTCGGACATGAGCGGCGCTGAAGGCGATCCTGACGCGCCGCAGAGCGAAGCGGTGAGCGACTTTACTTACGGCTCCGACTACGCCGAATCCGGCATGGGCGAATCCCCGCCCATGGACGCCATGCAGATCGCGGCCGAAGCGGTCGGCGGGCTTTCCGGCGACGCGCTCGAAAATCTCTCCGCAGAGCAGTATGTCCGTCAGGTCCAGCTCGCGAACATGCTGATGATCGAGGCGGGACGCATCGCGGCCGAACGGGCCGGTGAGCCGTCCCTGCGAACGCTCGGCGAGGAGATCGTGGAGACCCACGAGAACCAGACCGAGTCCCTGAATGAGGCGATCGAGACCGCCGGTCTCGACGTCGATCCGCCCGAGGACCTGACCGAGCGCGGTCAGGAGATGGTGGATGCGCTGAACGAGACCGCGACGGTGAATTTCGACCCGGTCTTCGTCCGCATGCAATCCGGCGCTCACGAAGCGATGGGCCGGCTGCACCTGGCTTACGCCGACAGCGGCGAGGAAGAGGTGCTCAAGACCTTCGCTGAAGCCTCCGCCGAGCTCGCCAGCGAACGCTTCGACCAGATCCGCAACGACCACGAGGCCGCGCTCGACCCCAATTGA
- a CDS encoding lytic transglycosylase domain-containing protein, translated as MIIRSAALAAALLTAAAPCALADTPVPRLKPDAPNYSEVLNDRDFAAFRRAMRAADEDDWEAVRSARADISDPVADKILLWRIATSDPRTSFAELDLAVDQLDGWPREWAVRREAEWKIEESRLSDAEVVAWFEEHPPVTGEGRVAYGEALIDIGRVDEGREHIRQAWRSETLRLSNQSEVLREHGDLFSQDDHAERVDYLLWSGQRTAASRLMPELTSGDRRVAEARIRLAARAAGVDGAVDAVPESLQSHPGLVYERARWRRRSGLDTSLPLLLELPGEHGNEAALEAMWTERKLMILDLIRDGDFDTAYQLAANNGMTEGVDFADAEFLAGWLALTKLGEAETALNHFERLQEGVSTPVSLSRAKYWQGRAAEAAGDLDLARERFTAAAQHPTAYYGQLAVLALGPDAAALELPPDPVPTAEQRAAFEQREAVKAMRMLGEIDSDYFFRVFTYHYDDEMETDIEQAMLADLALDFLRVRQAVRAAKAGRMQGMVLAERAYPVIDLPENAPIVPEAALTYSVIRQETEFDPQAVSGAGARGLMQMMPATARQTARQLQVPYSFHWLTDDPDYNLTLGMAHLEEVVTDYDGSLVMALAAYNAGGHRVRRWVESYGDPRTGDIDPIDWVESIPFSETRNYVQRVIENVQVYRARLSEGMAAPLNIETDMTGGQFRRDLPALPEDFVDALREAQAMSEEMDEETEIAPEGPYLGDPEDEDGEASGAPFGGSESRL; from the coding sequence ATGATCATTCGATCCGCCGCTCTCGCCGCAGCCCTGCTGACCGCGGCCGCGCCCTGTGCGCTCGCCGACACGCCGGTCCCGCGGTTGAAGCCGGATGCGCCGAACTACTCGGAGGTCCTCAACGACCGGGACTTCGCGGCGTTCCGGCGCGCGATGCGCGCGGCCGACGAGGACGACTGGGAGGCGGTGCGCAGCGCCCGGGCGGACATTTCAGATCCGGTCGCCGACAAGATCCTGCTCTGGCGCATCGCCACCAGCGACCCACGAACCTCCTTCGCCGAACTCGACCTGGCGGTCGATCAGCTCGACGGCTGGCCGCGCGAGTGGGCCGTCCGCCGCGAGGCGGAGTGGAAGATCGAGGAGTCCCGGCTCAGCGACGCGGAAGTCGTCGCCTGGTTCGAGGAACACCCGCCCGTCACCGGCGAAGGCCGCGTCGCCTACGGCGAAGCGCTGATCGATATCGGCCGGGTCGACGAAGGACGCGAGCATATCCGTCAGGCATGGCGCAGCGAGACCCTTCGCCTGTCCAATCAGAGCGAGGTCCTGCGCGAGCACGGCGATCTGTTCTCCCAGGACGATCACGCCGAACGCGTCGACTACCTGCTCTGGTCGGGCCAGCGCACCGCGGCGAGCCGGCTGATGCCTGAACTCACCTCGGGCGACCGCCGTGTCGCCGAGGCGCGCATCCGTCTCGCCGCGCGCGCGGCCGGCGTGGACGGTGCGGTGGACGCCGTGCCCGAAAGTCTTCAGAGCCATCCGGGTCTCGTCTACGAGCGCGCCCGCTGGCGCCGGCGCTCTGGGCTGGACACCTCCCTTCCCCTGCTTCTTGAACTGCCCGGCGAGCACGGCAATGAAGCCGCGCTCGAAGCGATGTGGACCGAGCGCAAGCTCATGATCCTCGATCTCATCCGGGACGGTGATTTCGACACGGCCTATCAGCTCGCCGCCAATAACGGCATGACCGAGGGCGTCGACTTCGCAGATGCGGAGTTCCTCGCCGGCTGGCTGGCGCTGACGAAACTCGGCGAAGCGGAAACCGCTCTCAATCATTTCGAGCGGCTCCAGGAAGGCGTCTCCACGCCGGTCTCGCTGTCGCGCGCGAAATACTGGCAGGGCCGCGCCGCAGAAGCCGCCGGCGATCTCGACCTCGCCCGCGAGCGCTTCACCGCCGCCGCCCAGCACCCGACCGCCTATTACGGCCAGCTGGCCGTGCTGGCGCTCGGCCCCGACGCCGCCGCGCTCGAGCTGCCGCCCGATCCGGTGCCGACCGCCGAACAACGCGCCGCGTTCGAGCAGCGTGAAGCGGTGAAGGCGATGCGCATGCTCGGGGAGATCGACAGCGACTATTTCTTCCGGGTGTTCACCTACCACTACGACGACGAGATGGAGACCGACATCGAGCAGGCCATGCTGGCCGACCTCGCGCTCGACTTCCTGCGCGTGCGTCAGGCAGTGCGCGCGGCCAAGGCCGGCCGGATGCAGGGCATGGTGCTGGCCGAACGCGCCTATCCGGTGATCGATCTGCCCGAGAACGCGCCGATCGTTCCCGAAGCCGCGCTCACCTATTCGGTGATCCGTCAGGAGACCGAGTTCGATCCCCAGGCGGTCTCGGGTGCGGGCGCGCGCGGGCTGATGCAGATGATGCCCGCCACGGCGCGCCAGACCGCCCGGCAGCTGCAGGTGCCCTACAGCTTCCACTGGCTGACCGACGACCCGGACTACAATCTCACGCTCGGCATGGCGCACCTTGAAGAGGTCGTCACCGACTATGACGGCTCGCTGGTGATGGCGCTGGCGGCTTACAATGCGGGCGGTCACCGCGTCCGCCGCTGGGTGGAAAGCTACGGCGATCCGCGCACCGGCGACATCGACCCGATCGACTGGGTTGAGAGCATCCCGTTCTCGGAGACGCGCAACTACGTGCAGCGCGTGATCGAGAACGTGCAGGTCTATCGCGCTCGCCTGTCCGAAGGGATGGCTGCCCCGCTGAACATCGAGACCGACATGACCGGCGGTCAGTTCCGGCGCGACCTGCCGGCCCTTCCCGAGGATTTCGTTGACGCGCTGCGTGAAGCCCAGGCCATGTCCGAGGAAATGGACGAGGAGACCGAGATCGCGCCCGAAGGCCCCTATCTCGGCGATCCTGAGGACGAAGACGGCGAAGCCTCCGGCGCGCCCTTCGGCGGGTCGGAAAGCCGGCTCTAG
- the smpB gene encoding SsrA-binding protein SmpB has protein sequence MSKDKSNKDGLVAVNRRAKFDYEITDTFEAGIQLVGTEVKTLREGKANIAEAYVSPEKGEIWLINADFPPYHSGNRFNHEPRRPRKLLLHKREMNKLAGSVNRGGLTIVPLRLYFNDRGLAKIQIGLAKGKKTIDKRETKKERDWQRSKQRILKQFG, from the coding sequence ATGAGCAAGGACAAGAGCAACAAGGACGGCCTGGTCGCAGTCAATCGCCGGGCGAAGTTCGACTACGAGATCACCGACACGTTCGAGGCCGGCATCCAACTCGTGGGCACGGAGGTGAAAACCCTGCGCGAGGGCAAGGCGAACATCGCCGAGGCCTATGTGAGCCCGGAAAAGGGGGAGATCTGGCTTATCAACGCCGACTTTCCGCCCTATCACAGCGGCAACCGGTTCAATCACGAACCGCGCCGGCCCAGAAAGCTGCTCCTTCACAAGAGGGAGATGAACAAGCTCGCCGGCTCGGTGAACCGTGGAGGGCTGACGATCGTGCCGCTGCGGCTGTATTTCAACGACCGCGGTCTCGCCAAGATCCAGATCGGCCTGGCCAAGGGCAAGAAGACGATCGACAAGCGCGAGACCAAGAAGGAGCGTGACTGGCAGCGCTCCAAGCAGCGCATCCTCAAGCAGTTCGGCTAG
- a CDS encoding long-chain-fatty-acid--CoA ligase encodes MLRGQMMDRPLMIADLLKHAAMNHGRREIVSRLPDTGEVHRYGYADCHARAQKLANVLTGPLKVKPGDRVTTIAWNTHRHLELYYAVSGVGAVIHTANPRLGPEQIAWIINHAKSKHVFFDVTFAPIVDAIAKHCKTVKRWVAMTAEPTKPQIQTKVDVYETLLSNADDHYEWPEFDENAAAGLCYTSGTTGEPKGALYSHRSTVLHALMSATSDAVGVGADGVIMPVVPMFHVNAWGVPYAAALAGAKLVMPGAQLDGKSIQELVEGEKVNLVLGVPTVWLGLLQYLRESGKRIDTVDKVLMGGSAMPEALLRAYQDEYGVEMQQGWGMTEMSPLGTVGKLLPKHDDLSDEEKIKIKLKQGRLMYGVDMRAVDDDGNILPRDGQSAGHIQVRGPWIISSYYRGAGPEAFTDDGWFRTGDVGHIDEDGYMTITDRSKDVIKSGGEWISSIDLENAAMGHPDVAMAAAIGHRHPKWQERPLLIVQPRPNTSPTADSIREYLAERVPKWWLPDGIEFIEEMPLGATGKILKTKLRDMFKDYEFPGTETEGA; translated from the coding sequence ATGTTGCGCGGCCAGATGATGGACCGTCCGCTTATGATCGCGGACCTTCTCAAGCACGCAGCCATGAACCACGGCCGCCGGGAGATCGTCTCCCGCCTGCCCGACACCGGCGAAGTTCACCGCTACGGCTATGCGGACTGCCATGCCCGCGCGCAGAAGCTCGCAAACGTTCTGACCGGTCCGCTCAAGGTGAAGCCGGGCGACCGGGTGACCACCATCGCGTGGAACACCCACCGCCATCTCGAGCTCTATTACGCGGTCTCCGGCGTCGGCGCGGTGATCCACACCGCCAATCCGCGCCTGGGCCCTGAGCAGATCGCGTGGATCATCAACCACGCCAAGTCCAAGCACGTCTTCTTCGACGTGACCTTCGCGCCGATCGTCGATGCGATCGCCAAGCACTGCAAGACGGTCAAGCGCTGGGTGGCGATGACCGCCGAGCCGACCAAGCCGCAGATCCAGACCAAGGTCGACGTCTACGAGACGCTGCTGTCGAACGCCGACGACCATTACGAGTGGCCCGAGTTCGATGAGAACGCGGCGGCGGGCCTGTGCTACACCTCCGGCACGACCGGCGAGCCCAAGGGCGCGCTTTATTCGCACCGCTCCACCGTACTGCACGCCCTGATGTCGGCGACCTCCGACGCGGTCGGGGTCGGCGCCGACGGTGTGATCATGCCGGTGGTGCCGATGTTCCACGTCAACGCCTGGGGCGTGCCCTACGCCGCGGCGCTGGCCGGCGCGAAGCTCGTCATGCCGGGCGCGCAGCTCGACGGCAAATCCATCCAGGAGCTGGTCGAGGGCGAGAAGGTCAATCTCGTGCTCGGCGTGCCCACCGTCTGGCTGGGCCTGCTGCAGTATCTGCGCGAGAGCGGCAAGCGCATCGACACCGTCGACAAGGTGCTGATGGGCGGCTCAGCCATGCCCGAGGCGCTGCTGCGCGCCTATCAGGACGAGTACGGCGTGGAGATGCAGCAGGGCTGGGGCATGACCGAGATGAGCCCGCTGGGCACGGTCGGTAAGCTCCTGCCCAAACATGACGATCTCTCCGACGAGGAGAAGATCAAGATCAAGCTCAAGCAGGGCCGGCTGATGTACGGCGTGGACATGCGCGCGGTCGACGACGACGGCAACATCCTGCCGCGCGACGGCCAGTCCGCCGGGCACATCCAGGTGCGCGGGCCGTGGATCATCTCGAGCTATTACCGCGGCGCGGGCCCCGAAGCCTTCACCGACGACGGCTGGTTCCGCACCGGCGATGTCGGCCATATCGACGAAGACGGCTACATGACGATCACCGACCGCTCCAAGGACGTGATCAAGTCCGGCGGGGAATGGATCAGCTCGATCGATCTCGAGAACGCCGCGATGGGCCATCCGGACGTCGCCATGGCCGCAGCGATCGGTCACCGCCATCCCAAATGGCAGGAGCGCCCGCTGCTGATCGTGCAGCCCAGGCCGAACACGAGCCCGACCGCAGACTCCATCCGCGAATACCTCGCCGAGCGGGTGCCGAAATGGTGGCTGCCCGACGGGATCGAGTTCATCGAAGAGATGCCGCTGGGCGCGACCGGCAAGATCCTGAAGACCAAGCTGCGGGACATGTTCAAGGACTACGAGTTCCCCGGCACGGAGACCGAGGGCGCCTGA
- a CDS encoding nitroreductase family protein, which translates to MTPNLLPLDFTELPAEQMRERARAFYEAMAARRTVRDFSGRDVPREIIETAILTAGTAPNGANHQPWHFTVLGKGPLRAKLREAAEAEERAFYAGKAGEEWLEALAPIGTDANKPFLETAPWLIAVFGQKRGGPEPGDQKKNYYVTESVGIACGFLLASLHQAGLATLTHTPNPMGFLTEICERPSTEKPVMLIVTGYPADDASYPEHAARKKPLDQICDFR; encoded by the coding sequence ATGACACCGAACCTCCTGCCTCTTGATTTCACCGAACTGCCCGCTGAGCAGATGCGCGAACGCGCCCGCGCCTTTTACGAGGCGATGGCGGCACGCCGGACCGTGCGCGACTTCTCCGGCCGCGACGTGCCGCGCGAGATCATCGAGACCGCGATCCTCACCGCCGGAACCGCGCCGAACGGCGCGAACCACCAGCCCTGGCATTTCACGGTGCTGGGCAAGGGCCCGCTGCGGGCGAAGCTTCGCGAGGCGGCCGAGGCGGAGGAACGCGCCTTCTACGCCGGCAAGGCCGGGGAAGAGTGGCTCGAAGCGCTCGCGCCGATCGGCACCGATGCGAACAAGCCCTTCCTCGAGACCGCACCCTGGCTGATCGCGGTGTTCGGCCAGAAGCGCGGCGGGCCGGAGCCGGGCGACCAGAAGAAGAACTACTACGTCACCGAAAGCGTCGGGATCGCCTGCGGCTTTCTTCTGGCGAGCCTTCATCAGGCGGGGCTGGCGACACTCACGCACACGCCCAATCCGATGGGGTTTCTGACCGAGATCTGCGAACGTCCGTCTACGGAAAAGCCTGTGATGCTGATCGTCACGGGTTATCCGGCCGATGACGCGTCCTATCCCGAGCACGCCGCTCGCAAGAAACCCCTCGATCAGATTTGCGATTTCAGATGA
- a CDS encoding threonine/serine dehydratase: protein MSVAIPTFEDVSAAARRIAGEAVRTPLLTSAALDARLGGRVFIKPEVLQRTGSFKFRGAFNALSKLDEAQREAGVVAFSSGNHAQGVAEAARILDMPAIIVMPSDAPEIKKAGVLARGAQLRLYDRETESREAIAQELCERSGAALIPSFDHPDIIAGQGTSGLEIFDDLHALGVAADRLVCCVGGGGLIGGINLAAAELSPETEVFGAEPEGFDDHARSLVSGASETNARKSGSVCDALLSESPGEITFAINRPRLRGVGVVSDEEALAAVRYAFETLKLVVEPGGAAALAAVLSGKIETAGRTTVVVLTGGNVDPGVFARAISA from the coding sequence ATGAGCGTTGCGATTCCAACCTTTGAAGACGTCAGCGCCGCCGCCCGGCGGATCGCTGGAGAGGCGGTCCGTACGCCGCTTCTGACCAGCGCTGCGCTGGACGCGCGGCTCGGCGGGCGGGTTTTCATCAAGCCTGAAGTCCTGCAGCGCACCGGCAGTTTCAAATTCCGCGGCGCGTTCAACGCTCTGTCGAAACTTGACGAAGCGCAGCGCGAAGCCGGCGTGGTCGCGTTCTCCTCGGGCAATCACGCCCAGGGCGTCGCGGAGGCCGCGCGAATTCTGGACATGCCGGCGATCATCGTGATGCCGTCCGATGCGCCGGAGATCAAGAAGGCCGGGGTTCTGGCGCGCGGAGCGCAATTGCGGCTCTATGATCGGGAGACCGAAAGCCGCGAAGCGATCGCGCAAGAGCTCTGCGAGCGCTCCGGCGCTGCGCTGATCCCGTCCTTCGATCATCCGGACATCATCGCCGGGCAGGGCACGTCGGGGCTTGAGATCTTCGACGACCTGCATGCGCTCGGGGTGGCCGCCGACCGGCTCGTCTGCTGTGTCGGCGGGGGCGGACTGATCGGCGGGATCAACCTCGCCGCAGCCGAGCTGTCGCCCGAAACCGAGGTGTTCGGCGCTGAGCCCGAAGGCTTCGACGATCACGCCCGGTCTCTGGTGTCCGGCGCAAGTGAGACCAATGCGCGCAAGTCGGGCTCCGTCTGCGACGCGCTGCTCTCTGAAAGCCCTGGAGAAATAACCTTCGCCATCAACCGGCCCCGCCTGAGAGGTGTCGGCGTGGTCAGCGACGAGGAGGCGCTGGCGGCCGTTCGCTACGCGTTCGAGACGCTGAAGCTGGTCGTCGAGCCGGGCGGGGCGGCGGCGCTGGCCGCCGTGCTGAGCGGGAAAATAGAGACCGCCGGCCGGACCACGGTGGTGGTCCTGACCGGCGGCAATGTCGATCCGGGCGTGTTCGCCCGCGCGATCTCGGCCTAG
- a CDS encoding diguanylate cyclase, which yields MGRAFSILVIAPEDGERDTAAALGPLGFDTAFATPERAGSAASEGCFDAVLSFAPPTDDLSALVHLAVGHAGQADARLRAPAHAVQIAARLRAMIRLDVLEAVSRLRAQDAENAGYRPVPPASGGEGSTVLFVGAPCPGFMRLQHAMSGADVQTVAAFSTFNAFDYLHERAFDAVVLNTEPRPDLAHTVCSAMRRNTRLYHTPVILLTRGDGYPGADEAFARGASDLLDTNAGSDEMRERVTALTAERRRRRAAKALLEACRASALLDTNTDLFNAEFGERHLASLADAASVKGRTLSMIGIEATAPTEAGEAQGLAALDQFSAMLRHCVRAEDLAVRSGGTGFYVALPNTRADEARLVASRISAITECTAYEGRDPSRPFRLSLSTRVFEAEPGRTGADLARAALAPFGPVPVAAYG from the coding sequence TTGGGACGGGCTTTTTCCATTCTCGTGATCGCGCCGGAAGACGGCGAGCGCGACACCGCTGCGGCGCTCGGTCCGCTCGGGTTCGACACCGCGTTCGCGACGCCCGAGCGCGCCGGCTCTGCAGCCTCAGAGGGCTGTTTCGACGCGGTTTTGAGCTTTGCTCCGCCGACAGACGATCTGTCCGCGCTCGTCCATCTCGCGGTCGGCCATGCCGGCCAGGCCGACGCAAGGCTGCGCGCGCCCGCCCATGCGGTCCAGATCGCAGCGCGGTTGAGGGCGATGATTCGCCTCGACGTGCTCGAAGCGGTCTCGCGCCTCAGGGCGCAGGACGCCGAGAACGCCGGATACCGGCCGGTCCCGCCCGCGTCGGGCGGTGAAGGCTCGACCGTGCTGTTCGTCGGCGCGCCCTGCCCCGGCTTCATGCGGCTTCAGCACGCCATGTCCGGCGCGGACGTGCAGACCGTCGCGGCGTTCTCGACCTTCAACGCGTTCGATTACCTGCATGAGCGCGCCTTCGACGCCGTGGTGCTGAACACCGAGCCCCGGCCCGATCTCGCCCACACCGTCTGCTCCGCCATGCGCCGCAACACCCGGCTCTATCACACGCCGGTCATTCTTCTGACGCGCGGGGACGGCTATCCCGGCGCGGACGAAGCCTTCGCCCGCGGGGCCAGCGACCTTCTGGACACGAACGCGGGATCAGACGAGATGCGCGAGCGCGTCACCGCGCTCACCGCAGAGCGCCGCCGACGTCGTGCGGCCAAGGCGCTGCTCGAAGCCTGCCGCGCCAGCGCGCTCCTGGACACCAACACCGACCTGTTCAACGCCGAGTTCGGCGAACGCCACCTCGCCTCGCTCGCCGACGCGGCGTCGGTGAAGGGCCGCACGCTGTCGATGATCGGGATCGAGGCGACCGCGCCCACGGAGGCGGGCGAAGCTCAGGGGCTGGCCGCGCTCGACCAGTTCTCCGCCATGCTGCGCCACTGCGTGCGCGCGGAAGATCTCGCGGTCAGGTCGGGCGGAACGGGATTTTATGTGGCGCTGCCCAACACGCGGGCGGACGAAGCCCGCCTCGTCGCGTCCCGGATCAGCGCCATCACCGAATGCACGGCCTATGAGGGGCGCGATCCCAGCCGCCCCTTCCGCCTGTCGCTGAGTACGCGGGTTTTCGAGGCCGAACCCGGGCGCACCGGCGCAGATCTCGCCCGCGCCGCGCTCGCACCGTTCGGACCGGTGCCCGTCGCCGCCTACGGCTAG
- the dapA gene encoding 4-hydroxy-tetrahydrodipicolinate synthase yields the protein MFSGSFTALVTPFKNGAVDEAAFADLIERQIAAGTHGLVPAGTTGETPTLEADERRRVVELTVEITRGRVPVIAGTGVNATAGTMEWQKHAKTVGCDAGLVVAPYYNKPSQDGLAAHFEAVAEAVALPIVVYNIPGRSIVDISAETMARIAKHPNIVGVKDATGEVERVTMHRLLIGEDFVQLSGEDASALGYNAHGGHGAISVSSNVAPELCARFQQACLDGKWDEARKLNDRLQPLHEALFAAPSPGPAKYALSLLGLCEPGTRLPLVEIPDAVKTKVRAAMEGCGLL from the coding sequence ATGTTCAGCGGGTCCTTCACGGCTCTGGTCACGCCATTCAAGAACGGCGCCGTGGACGAGGCGGCGTTCGCCGATCTGATCGAGCGTCAGATCGCGGCGGGCACGCACGGCCTGGTGCCGGCTGGAACCACCGGCGAAACCCCGACCCTGGAGGCGGACGAGCGCCGCCGGGTGGTCGAGCTGACCGTGGAGATCACGCGCGGCCGCGTGCCGGTGATCGCAGGAACCGGAGTGAACGCCACCGCCGGGACCATGGAATGGCAGAAACACGCCAAAACAGTGGGTTGCGACGCGGGCCTGGTCGTCGCGCCGTATTATAACAAGCCGTCCCAGGACGGGCTGGCGGCCCATTTCGAGGCGGTCGCCGAAGCTGTCGCCCTGCCGATCGTGGTCTACAACATTCCCGGCCGGTCGATCGTGGACATCTCCGCCGAGACGATGGCGCGGATCGCGAAGCATCCGAACATCGTGGGCGTGAAGGACGCCACAGGCGAGGTCGAGCGGGTGACGATGCACCGGCTTCTTATCGGCGAGGACTTCGTCCAGCTTTCAGGCGAAGACGCCAGCGCGCTGGGCTATAACGCTCATGGCGGGCACGGCGCGATCTCGGTGAGCTCGAACGTGGCCCCCGAGCTTTGCGCCCGGTTCCAGCAGGCCTGTCTCGATGGAAAGTGGGACGAGGCGCGCAAACTGAACGACCGGTTGCAGCCGCTGCATGAGGCGCTGTTCGCAGCCCCGAGTCCGGGTCCGGCGAAATACGCGCTCTCGTTGCTGGGCCTGTGCGAACCCGGCACGCGTCTGCCGCTCGTGGAGATCCCCGACGCGGTCAAGACGAAGGTCCGCGCTGCGATGGAAGGCTGCGGCCTTCTATGA
- a CDS encoding superinfection immunity protein — protein sequence MELLLISALTYFLPTIVALARGHHNGFAIFLTNLLLGWTVVGWVIALIWSVTASEKRVRV from the coding sequence ATGGAATTGCTGCTGATCTCCGCGCTGACCTACTTCCTGCCCACCATCGTGGCGCTGGCGCGCGGCCATCACAACGGGTTCGCGATCTTCCTCACCAACCTCTTGCTCGGCTGGACAGTCGTCGGTTGGGTGATCGCGCTGATCTGGTCGGTGACGGCCAGCGAAAAGCGGGTACGGGTCTAG